In Rhinolophus sinicus isolate RSC01 chromosome X, ASM3656204v1, whole genome shotgun sequence, a single genomic region encodes these proteins:
- the TSR2 gene encoding pre-rRNA-processing protein TSR2 homolog isoform X1, which produces MAGAGEDSRALFGAGVRAALEAWPALQIAVENSFGGVHSQEKAEWLGGAVEEYFFRNADLELDEVEDFLGELMTNEFDTVVEDGSLPQVSQQLQTMFQHFQRGDGVALKEMASHITQRKCKVRATALTTSSEADKDDADSVEEMEVTATNDGAATDGVCPQPEPSGPDSQTIKEEDIVEDGWTIVRRKK; this is translated from the exons ATGGCGGGCGCTGGGGAAGATTCGAGAGCGCTCTTCGGCGCTGGCGTCCGCGCGGCACTGGAGGCCTGGCCGGCATTGCAG ATCGCTGTGGAGAACAGCTTCGGGGGCGTGCACAGCCAGGAGAAGGCCGAGTGGCTGGGGGGTGCCGTGGAAGAGTACTTCTTCCGCAACG CTGACTTGGAGCTAGATGAGGTGGAGGACTTCCTTGGTGAGCTCATGACGAACGAGTTTGACACAGTTGTGGAGGACGGGAGTCTGCCTCAG GTGAGCCAACAGCTGCAGACCATGTTCCAGCACTTCCAGAGGGGTGATGGGGTCGCTCTGAAGGAGATGGCCTCCCACATCACCCAAAGAAAGTGCAAGGTTAGAGCCACCGCACTTACGACATCCAGCGAGGCAGATAAGGATGATGCAGACAGCGTGGAGGAGATGGAG GTCACAGCTACAAATGATGGGGCGGCTACTGATGGAGTCTGCCCCCAGCCTGAACCCTCTGGTCCAGACTCCCAGACTATTAAGGAAGAGGATATAGTGGAGGATGGCTGGACCATTGTTCGGAGAAAGAAATGA
- the TSR2 gene encoding pre-rRNA-processing protein TSR2 homolog isoform X3: MMLKPGMQSTAANKRLTVWTFTHQPDVDPATDLELDEVEDFLGELMTNEFDTVVEDGSLPQVSQQLQTMFQHFQRGDGVALKEMASHITQRKCKVRATALTTSSEADKDDADSVEEMEVTATNDGAATDGVCPQPEPSGPDSQTIKEEDIVEDGWTIVRRKK, from the exons atgatgttaaaaCCTGGAATGCAGAGCACTGCAGCGAATAAAAGGCTCACTGTTTGGACCTTTACCCACCAACCAGATGTGGACCCAGCAA CTGACTTGGAGCTAGATGAGGTGGAGGACTTCCTTGGTGAGCTCATGACGAACGAGTTTGACACAGTTGTGGAGGACGGGAGTCTGCCTCAG GTGAGCCAACAGCTGCAGACCATGTTCCAGCACTTCCAGAGGGGTGATGGGGTCGCTCTGAAGGAGATGGCCTCCCACATCACCCAAAGAAAGTGCAAGGTTAGAGCCACCGCACTTACGACATCCAGCGAGGCAGATAAGGATGATGCAGACAGCGTGGAGGAGATGGAG GTCACAGCTACAAATGATGGGGCGGCTACTGATGGAGTCTGCCCCCAGCCTGAACCCTCTGGTCCAGACTCCCAGACTATTAAGGAAGAGGATATAGTGGAGGATGGCTGGACCATTGTTCGGAGAAAGAAATGA
- the TSR2 gene encoding pre-rRNA-processing protein TSR2 homolog isoform X2: protein MAGAGEDSRALFGAGVRAALEAWPALQIAVENSFGGVHSQEKAEWLGGAVEEYFFRNADLELDEVEDFLGELMTNEFDTVVEDGSLPQVSQQLQTMFQHFQRGDGVALKEMASHITQRKCKVTATNDGAATDGVCPQPEPSGPDSQTIKEEDIVEDGWTIVRRKK, encoded by the exons ATGGCGGGCGCTGGGGAAGATTCGAGAGCGCTCTTCGGCGCTGGCGTCCGCGCGGCACTGGAGGCCTGGCCGGCATTGCAG ATCGCTGTGGAGAACAGCTTCGGGGGCGTGCACAGCCAGGAGAAGGCCGAGTGGCTGGGGGGTGCCGTGGAAGAGTACTTCTTCCGCAACG CTGACTTGGAGCTAGATGAGGTGGAGGACTTCCTTGGTGAGCTCATGACGAACGAGTTTGACACAGTTGTGGAGGACGGGAGTCTGCCTCAG GTGAGCCAACAGCTGCAGACCATGTTCCAGCACTTCCAGAGGGGTGATGGGGTCGCTCTGAAGGAGATGGCCTCCCACATCACCCAAAGAAAGTGCAAG GTCACAGCTACAAATGATGGGGCGGCTACTGATGGAGTCTGCCCCCAGCCTGAACCCTCTGGTCCAGACTCCCAGACTATTAAGGAAGAGGATATAGTGGAGGATGGCTGGACCATTGTTCGGAGAAAGAAATGA